In Juglans regia cultivar Chandler chromosome 5, Walnut 2.0, whole genome shotgun sequence, the following are encoded in one genomic region:
- the LOC109006950 gene encoding vacuolar protein sorting-associated protein 26A-like isoform X1: MDFLVGAFKPPCNVSISFADARTRKQVPLKKDNGQTVMVPLFQSQENIIGEVLVEPTQGKKFEHNGVKIELLGQIELYFDRGNFYDFTSLVRELDVPGELYERKTYQFEFSTVEMPHESYNGINVRLRYILKVTIGRNYISNIVECQDFVVRNYTPSPSINNSIKMEVGIEDCLHIEFEYGKSKYHLKDVIIGKIYFLLVRIKIKNMELEIRRRESTGSGPNTYVETETLAKFELMDGAPVRGESIPIRLFLSPYELTPTYRNINNKFSVKYYLNLVFVDEEDRRYFKQQEITVYRLLES; encoded by the exons gTTCCGTTGAAGAAGGACAATGGCCAAACTGTCATGGTTCCTCTCTTCCAAAGTCAAGAAAACATCATTGGGGAG GTTCTTGTAGAACCAACTCAAGGGAAGAAATTTGAACATAATGGTGTTAAAATTGAGCTCCTTGGCCAAATAG AGCTATATTTTGACAGAggaaatttttatgattttacatCTCTTG TGCGTGAACTTGATGTCCCTGGTGAATTATATGAAAGGAAAACATACCAATTTGAATTTTCTACTGTTGAGATGCCACATGAATCATACAATGGAATCAATGTTAGGCTAAG GTATATTTTGAAAGTGACAATTGGTCGAAATTATATCAGCAACATTGTGGAGTGCCAGGATTTTGTG GTTCGCAACTACACACCGTCTCCATCAATCAATAACAGCATCAAG ATGGAGGTTGGAATCGAGGATTGTCTACACATTGAGTTTGAGTATGGTAAAAGCAA GTATCACCTAAAGGATGTCATCATTggcaaaatatattttcttttggtgagaatcaagattaaaaatatGGAGCTCGAGATTAGGCGTCGGGAGTCAACTGGATCGGGGCCCAATACATATGTTGAAACAGAGACCCTTGCGAAATTCGAGTTGATGGATGGTGCTCCTGTTAGAG GAGAATCTATTCCAATCAGACTTTTCCTCAGTCCATATGAACTGACACCGACATATCGCAACATCAACAACAAATTTAGTGTGAAATACTACTTGAATCTTGTTTTTGTGGACGAAGAAGATCGGAGGTATTTCAAGCAGCAAGAAATCACAGTCTATCGGTTACTCGAAAGTTAA
- the LOC109006950 gene encoding vacuolar protein sorting-associated protein 26A-like isoform X2, whose translation MVPLFQSQENIIGEVLVEPTQGKKFEHNGVKIELLGQIELYFDRGNFYDFTSLVRELDVPGELYERKTYQFEFSTVEMPHESYNGINVRLRYILKVTIGRNYISNIVECQDFVVRNYTPSPSINNSIKMEVGIEDCLHIEFEYGKSKYHLKDVIIGKIYFLLVRIKIKNMELEIRRRESTGSGPNTYVETETLAKFELMDGAPVRGESIPIRLFLSPYELTPTYRNINNKFSVKYYLNLVFVDEEDRRYFKQQEITVYRLLES comes from the exons ATGGTTCCTCTCTTCCAAAGTCAAGAAAACATCATTGGGGAG GTTCTTGTAGAACCAACTCAAGGGAAGAAATTTGAACATAATGGTGTTAAAATTGAGCTCCTTGGCCAAATAG AGCTATATTTTGACAGAggaaatttttatgattttacatCTCTTG TGCGTGAACTTGATGTCCCTGGTGAATTATATGAAAGGAAAACATACCAATTTGAATTTTCTACTGTTGAGATGCCACATGAATCATACAATGGAATCAATGTTAGGCTAAG GTATATTTTGAAAGTGACAATTGGTCGAAATTATATCAGCAACATTGTGGAGTGCCAGGATTTTGTG GTTCGCAACTACACACCGTCTCCATCAATCAATAACAGCATCAAG ATGGAGGTTGGAATCGAGGATTGTCTACACATTGAGTTTGAGTATGGTAAAAGCAA GTATCACCTAAAGGATGTCATCATTggcaaaatatattttcttttggtgagaatcaagattaaaaatatGGAGCTCGAGATTAGGCGTCGGGAGTCAACTGGATCGGGGCCCAATACATATGTTGAAACAGAGACCCTTGCGAAATTCGAGTTGATGGATGGTGCTCCTGTTAGAG GAGAATCTATTCCAATCAGACTTTTCCTCAGTCCATATGAACTGACACCGACATATCGCAACATCAACAACAAATTTAGTGTGAAATACTACTTGAATCTTGTTTTTGTGGACGAAGAAGATCGGAGGTATTTCAAGCAGCAAGAAATCACAGTCTATCGGTTACTCGAAAGTTAA